A genomic segment from Malus domestica chromosome 05, GDT2T_hap1 encodes:
- the LOC103434933 gene encoding pentatricopeptide repeat-containing protein At4g18975, chloroplastic-like → MFLNSGYCIRCQFPLLGIDQMKTGEAALSSGFSFSNCRTRTSLLWKRNSLHHAVAPSPFNIKCSYKQSRKPLTSSKPVEKKIIKKAGKKEHHLWQRKDSAGSGQKALNLVRIVSGLPNEKETFFGALDKWTAWETEFPLIAAAKALIILRKRSQWVHVIQVAKWMLSRGQGATMGTYDTLLLAFDMDQRVDEAESLWNMILHTHTRSISRRLFSRMISLYHHHDMQSKIIEVFADMEELGVRPDEDTVRRVARAFQELGQEENKKLFLRRYQCKWKYIHFKGERVKVRRTNAWNGDDNLGN, encoded by the exons ATGTTTTTGAATTCCGGATATTGTATTCGATGTCAGTTCCCCTTATTAGGAATTGATCAG ATGAAAACAGGTGAAGCAGCTTTATCATCGGGGTTCAGCTTCTCTAATTGCAGAACTAGAACTAGTCTCTTGTGGAAG AGAAATTCGCTACATCACGCGGTGGCTCCAAGTCCATTCAATATCAAGTGCTCCTACAAGCAAAGTAGAAAGCCTCTAACTAGTTCAAAACCGGTTGAGAA GAAAATAATCAAGAAGGCGGGAAAGAAAGAGCACCACTTATGGCAAAGAAAAGATTCGGCCGGGTCTGGGCAAAAGGCACTCAATCTCGTTAGAATT GTTTCGGGTCTTCCTAATGAGAAAGAGACCTTTTTTGGAGCATTAGATAAATGGACAGCTTGGGAGACAGAGTTCCCATTGATTGCAGCAGCTAAGGCCTTGATAATCCTAAGGAAGAGGAGTCAATGGGTGCACGTAATTCAG GTGGCAAAGTGGATGCTGAGCAGAGGCCAAGGAGCAACAATGGGAACGTATGACACCCTATTGCTGGCATTTGATATGGATCAGAGGGTAGATGAGGCTGAATCATTGTGGAACATGATTCTGCACACGCATACACGCTCCATCTCTAGGCGGCTGTTTTCTAGGATGATCTCTTTGTATCATCATCACGACATGCAAAGCAAGATAATAGAG GTATTCGCAGACATGGAGGAACTGGGTGTAAGACCAGATGAAGATACTGTCAGGAGAGTGGCACGCGCTTTTCAGGAACTAGGGCAAGAAGAGAACAAAAAACTTTTCTTAAGAAGATATCAGTGTAAGTGGAAGTACATTCACTTTAAGGGTGAAAGAGTTAAAGTGAGGAGAACTAATGCATGGAATGGAGATGACAACTTAGGCAACTAA
- the LOC103434934 gene encoding subtilisin-like protease SBT5.6 — translation MEKIFILSLLLLPLLASCAEPKKVYIVYFGEHRGEKALHEIEDIHHSYLLSVKETGEDARASLLYSYKHSINGFAAVLTQDEASKLSELEEVVSVWASHPKKYSMHTTRSWEFSGILEEEQRHWIDSKMGGDFLSKARFGKDIIVGLLDSGVWPESKSFRDEGMGPVPNSWKGICQSGPGFNSSHCNRKLIGARYYLKGYEQYYGNVVNASEDYRSPRDMDGHGTHTSSTVAGRVVPNAAALGGFALGTASGGAPLARLAIYKVCWAIPGQSKVGGNTCFEEDMLAAIDDAIGDGVDVLSISIGPSQPVNYTNDGMAIGALHATKKNIVVACSAGNSGPAPSTLVNSAPWIITVGASSIDRAFIAPVVLGNGITIEGETVTPSKLEENKKYPLVYAADVINSGVPKDMAGQCLPGSLSPEKVKGKIVLCMRGSGMRVVKGMEVKRAGGVGFILGNSAENGVEIACDAHVIPATSVLYKDANRILQYINSTKIPTATIIPARTVLNRKPAPFMAAFTSRGPNIIDPNFLKPDITAPGLNILAAWTEADPPTKLSGIDHRVVLYNIHSGTSMSCPHVAAAAALVKAIHPTWSGAAIRSAIMTTAGIRNNVGLPLNDESGSVATPFAYGAGHFRPTKAADPGLVYDASYKDYLQYICSIGEAKDFDPTFKCPKSPPAAINLNYPSIAIPKLKDAMIIKRTVTNVGNSKSIYFFTAKPPLGISVKASPSILFFDHVGQKKSFTMTVKARREMLSKHSTDDYVFGWYTWTDGFYTVRSPIAVSLA, via the exons atggagaaaattttcatcctctctctcctccttcttcctctcttagcCTCATGTGCAGAACCAAAAAAG GTCTATATAGTGTATTTTGGAGAACACAGGGGAGAGAAAGCACTGCATGAAATTGAGGACATCCATCACTCGTATTTGCTCTCTGTGAAAGAAACAGGAGAAGATGCCAGAGCTTCTTTGCTTTACAGTTACAAGCACAGCATCAATGGCTTTGCAGCAGTCCTCACTCAGGACGAAGCTTCCAAGCTATCTG AGTTGGAAGAAGTTGTGTCTGTGTGGGCTAGCCACCCAAAAAAGTACTCTATGCACACCACAAGGTCTTGGGAGTTTTCAGGCATACTAGAAGAGGAACAGAGGCACTGGATAGACAGCAAGATGGGAGGAGACTTCTTATCCAAAGCCAGATTTGGCAAGGACATCATAGTTGGGCTTCTTGATAGTG GTGTCTGGCCAGAATCAAAGAGCTTTAGGGATGAAGGAATGGGGCCCGTACCAAATTCATGGAAGGGAATCTGCCAATCAGGACCTGGTTTTAATTCATCTCACTGTAACAG GAAGCTGATAGGAGCTCGCTACTACCTCAAAGGTTACGAGCAATACTATGGCAATGTAGTAAATGCCTCGGAGGATTACCGATCACCGCGTGACATGGATGGCCACGGCACACACACAAGTTCAACCGTTGCAGGCCGAGTTGTTCCAAATGCCGCAGCCCTGGGTGGTTTTGCCCTAGGCACCGCCTCTGGTGGTGCCCCATTGGCGCGCCTTGCCATATATAAAGTGTGTTGGGCGATACCAGGCCAGTCCAAGGTGGGCGGCAACACATGCTTTGAGGAAGACATGCTTGCAGCCATTGATGATGCAATAGGTGATGGTGTTGATGTACTGAGCATATCAATTGGGCCAAGCCAACCTGTAAATTACACCAATGATGGCATGGCTATTGGAGCATTGCATGCCACAAAGAAGAACATTGTGGTGGCATGTAGTGCTGGGAACTCTGGCCCTGCCCCATCTACTCTTGTAAATTCAGCTCCATGGATCATCACAGTTGGTGCTAGTAGCATCGACCGGGCATTCATCGCGCCAGTTGTGCTTGGAAATGGGATCACAATTGAG GGAGAAACAGTGACACCAAGCAAGCTGGAAGAGAATAAGAAGTACCCTTTAGTATATGCTGCAGATGTTATTAACTCTGGTGTACCCAAAGATATGGCAGG ACAATGCCTACCGGGCTCTCTTTCACCTGAGAAGGTGAAGGGAAAGATAGTTTTGTGCATGAGAGGAAGTGGGATGAGAGTTGTAAAAGGCATGGAAGTGAAAAGGGCGGGAGGAGTTGGATTTATATTAGGAAACAGTGCAGAAAATGGGGTTGAAATTGCATGCGATGCTCATGTTATTCCTGCCACTTCGGTGCTTTATAAAGATGCCAATAGAATTCTTCAATACATCAACTCTACCAAAATTCCAACGGCTACTATTATACCAGCAAGGACTGTGTTGAATAGAAAGCCAGCTCCTTTCATGGCTGCATTTACTAGTAGAGGCCCCAATATCATTGACCCTAATTTTCTCAAG CCGGATATCACAGCTCCAGGGCTGAATATATTGGCAGCGTGGACTGAGGCTGATCCGCCCACCAAGTTGTCGGGTATAGATCACCGAGTTGTTCTGTATAATATACACTCCGGAACTTCAATGTCTTGCCCTCATGTAGCAGCTGCAGCAGCACTCGTCAAAGCAATCCACCCTACTTGGAGTGGTGCTGCCATAAGATCTGCTATCATGACCACAG CTGGAATAAGGAACAACGTGGGTTTGCCATTGAATGATGAATCAGGAAGTGTTGCCACTCCCTTTGCATATGGGGCTGGCCACTTTCGTCCCACGAAGGCAGCAGACCCCGGCCTTGTCTATGATGCTTCGTACAAAGACTATCTTCAGTACATTTGCAGCATAGGAGAAGCCAAGGACTTCGACCCAACGTTCAAGTGTCCAAAATCACCACCGGCAGCAATCAACTTGAACTACCCTTCCATTGCAATCCCCAAACTTAAGGACGCAATGATCATCAAGAGGACAGTCACAAACGTCGGCAACAGCAAAAGCATTTACTTCTTTACCGCCAAACCGCCTTTGGGAATCTCCGTTAAGGCATCCCCGAGCATATTGTTCTTCGATCATGTCGGCCAGAAGAAGAGCTTCACCATGACAGTTAAAGCAAGAAGAGAGATGCTTAGTAAGCACAGCACAGATGATTACGTCTTTGGGTGGTACACATGGACTGATGGGTTCTATACTGTGAGGAGTCCTATTGCAGTGTCGTTAGCATAA
- the LOC103434935 gene encoding uncharacterized protein has protein sequence MAKTTPSHPTLLFLTLLRLTTAQPSQSFSYSLYPTLFSLAHSLMTRVANLREARGDVSGSQRARAVSSKLERGLGMGVWGFMWSAGWDDLRNYARRDFPYSEVDGAVADANELLRWLGDLTQRQSDSDRAVWVAQNYQTILKVSNSLLRRLLKVLYHSETLREMVKAVQREVVEGELLGDCLVLGSNDLNGVIQILKDLGSQYGSTTPPRTLTLLRAISLFVACN, from the exons ATGGCCAAGACGACACCGTCGCACCCGACGCTTCTCTTCCTCACCCTTCTCCGCCTGACCACAGCACAGCCCTCCCAATCCTTCTCCTACTCTCTGTACCCAACCCTCTTCTCCCTCGCCCACTCGCTCATGACGCGGGTGGCCAACCTCCGCGAGGCACGCGGCGACGTTTCGGGATCGCAGCGGGCCAGGGCCGTCTCGTCGAAGCTGGAGCGGGGGCTCGGGATGGGTGTGTGGGGGTTCATGTGGTCCGCCGGCTGGGACGATCTCAGGAACTACGCGCGGAGGGACTTTCCCTATTCGGAGGTAGACGGCGCCGTTGCGGACGCCAACGAGTTGCTGAGGTGGCTGGGTGACTTGACACAGAGGCAATCGGATTCCGATCGAGCCGTTTGGGTCGCGCAGAATTACCAAACTATCCTCAAGGTTTCCAATTCGCTGCTCCGTCGGCTCCTCAAAGTGCTCTACCACTCG GAAACGTTGAGAGAAATGGTGAAGGCAGTGCAGAGAGAGGTGGTGGAAGGTGAGCTATTGGGGGATTGTCTTGTATTGGGCTCCAATGATTTGAACGGTGTGATTCAAATCCTCAAGGATTTGGGATCGCAATACGGTTCCACTACCCCACCAAGAACTTTGACACTTTTAAGAGCTATATCTTTGTTTGTAGCTTGTAATtag
- the LOC103434936 gene encoding GDSL esterase/lipase At5g45670, whose protein sequence is MAGTARRMWVATVVVMAVSMWWSGARAEPQVPCYFIFGDSLVDNGNNNQLQSLARANYLPYGIDFGGPTGRFSNGKTTVDVVAELLGFDDFIPPYATARGQDVLKGVNFASAAAGIREETGRQLGGRITFSGQVKNYQNTVSQVVNLLGGEDQAANYLSKCIYSVGLGSNDYLNNYFMPQFYNTANQFTPEQYADSLIHDYSQQLRILYNYGARKVVLFGIGQVGCSPSELAQNSPDGSTCVQKINSANQIFNSKLKALANEFNTNLADARFIFVDTYGIFQDIISSPAQYGFRVTNAGCCGVGRNNGQITCLPFQTPCQNRNEYLFWDAFHPTEAGNAVIARRGYSAVRASDAYPIDIRRLALL, encoded by the exons ATGGCGGGAACGGCGAGAAGAATGTGGGTGGCGACTGTGGTGGTTATGGCTGTGAGCATGTGGTGGAGTGGCGCTAGGGCTGAACCGCAAGTGCCCTGCTACTTCATTTTTGGGGACTCTTTGGTTGATAATGGCAATAACAACCAGCTGCAGTCCTTGGCCAGAGCTAACTACTTGCCTTACGGGATTGACTTTGGTGGACCGACCGGAAGATTTTCCAACGGAAAAACCACTGTTGATGTTGTTG CCGAGCTTCTGGGTTTTGATGATTTCATCCCTCCCTATGCAACTGCTAGAGGCCAAGACGTACTCAAAGGAGTAAACTTTGCATCTGCAGCTGCTGGAATTAGAGAGGAAACTGGACGCCAATTG GGAGGTCGTATTACATTTAGTGGTCAGGTAAAGAATTACCAAAACACTGTGTCCCAAGTGGTGAACTTACTAGGTGGTGAGGACCAAGCTGCAAATTACCTAAGCAAATGCATATACTCAGTTGGATTAGGCAGCAACGATTACCTTAACAACTATTTCATGCCCCAATTTTACAACACCGCCAACCAATTTACCCCGGAGCAATATGCCGATTCGCTTATTCATGATTACAGTCAACAGCTGAGG ATTTTGTACAATTATGGAGCAAGGAAGGTTGTGCTGTTTGGAATTGGTCAAGTAGGATGCAGTCCAAGTGAATTGGCACAAAATAGCCCAGATGGTTCCACATGcgtacaaaaaataaactctgcaaaccaaattttcaatagCAAGCTCAAGGCACTGGCCAATGAATTCAACACTAATCTAGCAGATGCAAGATTTATCTTCGTAGACACTTATGGCATTTTCCAGGACATAATAAGCAGCCCTGCACAATATG GATTTAGAGTTACAAACGCAGGGTGCTGTGGGGTAGGGAGGAACAATGGCCAAATTACATGTCTTCCCTTCCAAACTCCGTGCCAAAATAGGAACGAGTATCTATTTTGGGATGCATTTCATCCAACTGAGGCTGGCAATGCTGTTATAGCAAGGAGAGGATACAGCGCTGTTCGGGCCTCGGACGCTTACCCTATCGATATACGGCGGCTTGCCCTTCTTTGA